A single Bifidobacterium asteroides DNA region contains:
- the dnaE gene encoding DNA polymerase III subunit alpha, producing MSSTRSDFVHLHTHTHYSTLDGASRIPDLVAEVGRLGQPAVAITDHGNMHGAYELWRTAVDADIKPIIGIEAYVTPETARQDKSRVHWGTDEQRSDDVSGGGFITHMTLWASDDTGLVNLIKASSVANLEGLVGKWPRMDKDLLSTYHQGVIATTGCPSGIIQTRLRLGQFDEALRAAGEFQDIFGKENYYVELMDHGLEIEHRVTKELLEIARRLDAPLVATNDSHYVRKEDASAQDALLCINSGSRLTDPGRFKFDGTGYYIRSAQEMREIFKEFPEACDNTLEIAERCNVMFDDHEDGAFMPRFDCPEGWDETSLFLKKVDEGLKNRYPDGVPEEVSHQADYECGVICQMQFTGYFLVVADYINWAKQHGIMVGPGRGSAAGSMVAYAMGITELDPLKHGLIFERFLNPERVSLPDIDVDFDPEGRMKVLDYVGRKYGSDKVAQCVTYGTIKTKQALKDSARIMDYEYSVGDQVTKALPPTVNGKDMSLKEIFDPQSKRYPEAKEFRDLYESNPDVKRITEEAKGIEGIIRQTGVHACATIMASNPITNTSPLMERTDGTVTTTFEYHTCETLGLVKMDFLGLSNLTVIRDTVANIKRNGKEPISIEKVPLDDKETYQLLSRGDTLGVFQLDGDGMRSLLRMLKPDNFNDISALIALYRPGPMDMNSHINYAKRKNGLQKIEPIHPEVAKPLAGVLDETYGLIVYQEQVQSAARILAGYSLGRADVLRRAMGKKKPDVLAKEQVPFFQGMKEHGYSQEAAQAVWDVLVPFSGYAFNKAHSAAYALIAYWTAYLKTHYPVEFMAALLQNEKTNKDKTALYLGEARRMGIRILAPDINESVAEYSAVGDVVRFGLGAIRNVGDKVVADIIKERQGPRGKYVNFMDFVKRVPMEVLNKRTVESLIKGGAFDGIDPNRRALFQIHDEAVDQVMPIKRKQAEGQFDLFADPDDDVPQQDALGDAQVTVPDIDEWDKSTKLNFERQMLGLYVSDHPLSGMTSVLAGMRDMSIAQLLNRSKGMDGKAVTLAGLVTAVDRRVSKKGNPWAIVTIEDLESSIQCMFFGKVYDAHSDDLVLDSVIRVKGVVELRDEATNIRVTDMEVPVLESADERPLTITLPRQALDRGHMERLARILKSHPGYCQVRLAVTDDRGNVRLLTFGDGFRTRHDTSMMAEIKSVFGPSCLPSA from the coding sequence ATGTCCTCAACCCGGTCAGACTTCGTTCACCTTCACACCCATACCCACTATTCCACCCTGGACGGGGCCAGCAGGATCCCCGACCTGGTTGCCGAGGTGGGGCGGCTGGGGCAGCCGGCCGTGGCCATCACCGACCACGGCAACATGCACGGGGCCTACGAGCTCTGGCGGACGGCCGTGGATGCCGACATCAAGCCCATCATCGGCATCGAGGCCTACGTGACCCCTGAGACTGCCCGCCAGGACAAGAGCCGGGTCCACTGGGGAACCGACGAGCAGCGTTCCGACGATGTCTCCGGAGGCGGCTTCATCACCCACATGACCCTCTGGGCCAGCGACGACACGGGTCTGGTCAACCTGATCAAGGCCTCCTCGGTGGCCAATCTGGAGGGCTTGGTCGGCAAGTGGCCCCGCATGGACAAGGACCTGCTGTCCACCTACCACCAGGGGGTCATCGCCACCACCGGCTGCCCCTCGGGCATCATCCAGACCAGGCTGAGGCTGGGCCAGTTCGACGAGGCCCTGCGGGCGGCAGGGGAGTTCCAGGACATCTTCGGCAAGGAGAACTACTACGTGGAGCTGATGGACCACGGGCTGGAGATCGAGCATCGGGTGACCAAGGAACTGCTGGAGATCGCCCGTCGTCTGGATGCCCCCCTGGTGGCCACCAACGACTCGCACTATGTGCGCAAGGAGGACGCCTCGGCCCAGGATGCCCTGCTCTGCATCAACTCGGGATCCCGGCTGACCGACCCTGGACGCTTCAAGTTCGACGGCACCGGCTACTACATCCGCTCGGCACAGGAGATGCGGGAGATCTTCAAGGAGTTCCCCGAAGCCTGCGACAACACCCTGGAGATCGCGGAACGCTGCAACGTCATGTTCGACGATCACGAGGACGGGGCCTTCATGCCCCGCTTCGACTGCCCGGAGGGCTGGGACGAGACCTCCCTCTTCCTGAAGAAGGTGGACGAGGGGTTGAAGAACCGCTACCCGGACGGGGTGCCCGAGGAGGTCTCCCACCAGGCCGACTACGAGTGCGGGGTCATCTGCCAGATGCAGTTCACCGGATACTTCCTGGTGGTGGCCGATTACATCAACTGGGCCAAGCAGCATGGCATCATGGTGGGGCCGGGCCGTGGATCGGCGGCAGGATCCATGGTGGCCTACGCCATGGGCATCACCGAGCTGGATCCGCTCAAGCACGGGCTGATCTTCGAGCGCTTCCTCAACCCCGAGCGCGTCTCCCTGCCCGATATCGACGTGGACTTCGACCCCGAGGGGCGCATGAAGGTCCTGGACTACGTGGGCCGCAAGTACGGCTCCGACAAGGTGGCCCAGTGCGTGACCTACGGCACCATCAAGACCAAGCAGGCCCTGAAGGACTCGGCCAGGATCATGGACTACGAGTACTCGGTGGGCGACCAGGTCACCAAGGCCCTGCCGCCCACGGTCAACGGCAAGGACATGAGCCTCAAGGAGATCTTCGACCCCCAGTCCAAGCGCTACCCGGAGGCCAAGGAGTTCCGTGACCTGTACGAGTCCAACCCGGACGTCAAGCGGATCACCGAGGAAGCCAAGGGCATCGAGGGCATCATCCGCCAGACCGGCGTGCACGCCTGCGCCACCATCATGGCCTCCAACCCCATCACCAATACCTCGCCGCTGATGGAGCGCACCGACGGTACGGTGACCACCACCTTCGAGTACCACACCTGCGAAACCCTGGGGCTGGTCAAGATGGACTTCCTGGGGCTGTCCAACCTGACGGTCATCAGGGACACGGTCGCCAACATCAAGCGCAATGGCAAGGAGCCCATCAGCATCGAGAAAGTCCCCCTGGACGACAAGGAGACCTATCAGCTGCTCTCCCGGGGCGACACCCTGGGCGTCTTCCAGCTCGATGGCGACGGGATGCGATCCCTGCTGCGCATGCTCAAGCCCGACAACTTCAACGACATCTCCGCCCTGATCGCCCTCTACCGGCCAGGGCCCATGGATATGAACTCGCACATCAACTATGCCAAGCGCAAGAACGGGCTGCAGAAGATCGAGCCCATTCATCCGGAGGTGGCCAAGCCCCTGGCGGGCGTGCTTGACGAGACCTACGGTCTGATCGTCTACCAGGAGCAGGTCCAGTCCGCAGCCCGGATTCTGGCCGGCTACTCCCTGGGCCGAGCCGACGTGCTCCGAAGGGCCATGGGCAAGAAAAAGCCCGATGTCCTGGCCAAGGAGCAGGTCCCCTTCTTCCAGGGCATGAAAGAGCACGGCTACTCCCAGGAGGCCGCCCAAGCGGTCTGGGACGTCCTGGTGCCCTTCTCCGGCTACGCCTTCAACAAGGCGCACTCCGCGGCCTACGCCCTGATCGCATACTGGACCGCCTACCTGAAGACCCACTATCCGGTGGAGTTCATGGCCGCTCTGCTGCAGAACGAGAAGACCAACAAGGACAAGACCGCCCTCTACCTGGGTGAGGCCAGAAGGATGGGCATCCGCATCCTGGCGCCTGACATCAACGAGTCCGTGGCCGAGTACTCCGCTGTCGGCGACGTGGTCCGCTTCGGCCTGGGAGCCATCCGCAATGTGGGCGACAAGGTGGTGGCGGACATCATCAAGGAACGCCAGGGGCCCCGGGGCAAGTACGTCAACTTCATGGACTTCGTCAAGCGGGTGCCCATGGAGGTGCTCAACAAGCGAACCGTGGAATCCCTGATCAAGGGCGGCGCCTTCGACGGCATCGACCCCAACAGGAGGGCCCTCTTCCAGATTCATGACGAGGCCGTCGACCAGGTCATGCCCATCAAGCGCAAGCAGGCCGAGGGCCAGTTCGATCTCTTCGCCGACCCCGATGACGACGTGCCCCAGCAGGATGCCTTGGGCGATGCCCAGGTGACCGTGCCCGACATCGACGAGTGGGACAAGTCTACCAAGCTCAACTTCGAGCGGCAGATGCTGGGTCTGTACGTGTCCGACCATCCCTTGAGCGGCATGACTTCGGTTCTGGCTGGCATGCGTGACATGTCCATCGCCCAGCTGCTCAACCGGTCCAAGGGCATGGACGGCAAGGCGGTGACCCTGGCGGGGCTGGTCACTGCTGTGGACCGCCGGGTCTCCAAGAAGGGCAATCCTTGGGCCATCGTCACCATCGAGGATCTGGAGAGCTCCATTCAGTGCATGTTCTTTGGCAAGGTCTACGACGCCCACTCCGACGACCTGGTCCTGGACTCGGTCATCCGGGTGAAGGGTGTGGTCGAGCTGCGGGACGAGGCCACCAACATCCGCGTCACCGATATGGAGGTGCCCGTCCTGGAGTCGGCGGACGAGCGGCCTCTGACCATCACCCTGCCCAGGCAGGCCCTGGATCGGGGGCACATGGAGCGGCTGGCCCGGATACTCAAGTCCCACCCCGGCTACTGCCAGGTTCGTCTGGCGGTCACCGACGACCGGGGCAACGTCCGCCTGCTGACCTTTGGCGACGGATTCCGCACCAGGCACGACACCTCCATGATGGCCGAGATCAAGTCGGTCTTCGGACCCTCCTGCCTGCCGTCGGCCTAG
- the priA gene encoding bifunctional 1-(5-phosphoribosyl)-5-((5-phosphoribosylamino)methylideneamino)imidazole-4-carboxamide isomerase/phosphoribosylanthranilate isomerase PriA, which produces MLTLLPAVDVRDGKAVRLRQGVSGSEKVYGEPADAAKAWVDQGAQWLHLVDLDAAFGTGDNRDKLAALVTQLGDRVKVELSGGIRDDASLEAALDAGATRVNIGTAALEDPEWTSQVLERYGQRICVGLDVRGHTLAARGWTRQGGDLFEAMERLDRDGCSRYVVTDVTRDGMMTGPNLDLLGQVADRTPAKVTASGGISSLDDLSHILGLVDRGVDSAILGKSLYEGAFTLGQALDLVSGHC; this is translated from the coding sequence ATGCTGACGCTCCTACCCGCTGTCGATGTCCGCGACGGAAAGGCGGTTCGCCTCAGGCAAGGGGTCTCCGGCTCCGAGAAGGTCTACGGTGAGCCTGCCGATGCAGCCAAGGCCTGGGTCGACCAGGGTGCCCAGTGGCTCCACCTGGTGGATCTGGATGCGGCCTTCGGCACCGGAGACAACCGTGACAAGCTGGCCGCCCTGGTCACCCAGCTGGGCGATCGCGTCAAGGTGGAGCTCAGCGGCGGCATCCGTGACGATGCCAGCCTGGAGGCCGCCCTGGATGCAGGTGCCACCCGGGTCAACATCGGCACGGCGGCCCTGGAGGACCCGGAGTGGACCAGCCAGGTCCTGGAGCGTTACGGGCAGAGGATCTGCGTGGGTCTGGACGTGCGCGGACACACCCTGGCCGCACGGGGCTGGACCAGACAGGGCGGGGACCTTTTCGAGGCCATGGAGCGGCTGGACCGGGACGGGTGCAGCCGGTACGTGGTCACCGACGTGACCCGCGACGGGATGATGACCGGCCCCAACCTGGATCTGCTGGGACAGGTGGCTGACCGGACCCCGGCCAAGGTGACGGCATCGGGCGGCATATCCAGCCTGGATGACCTGAGCCACATCCTGGGTCTGGTGGATCGGGGCGTGGACAGCGCCATTCTGGGCAAGTCCCTCTATGAGGGGGCCTTCACCCTGGGGCAGGCACTGGACCTGGTCTCAGGGCATTGTTAA
- the hisD gene encoding histidinol dehydrogenase, whose product MSKLMMRTMDLRGKTMSRAQLLAAMPRADMGTREASAQVRPILDQVREHGAAALRDLEERFDHVRPHDLRVPASAMQEALDGLDPKVRAAIEESVSRIRKVCTTQVPKPMATDLAPGARVSERWIPVQRVGLYVPGGKALYPSSVIMNAVPAQIAGVDSLAVATPPASDDPRGLPAAIILATCAILGVDEVYAVGGAQAVAMFAYGAKGSEPQDGEILCDPVDKITGPGNIFVATAKQMVSGMVGIDAVAGPTEIAILADGQANPDWVAADLIGQAEHDELAGSVLITDSQDLAQGVQEALGRRVPRTEHADRVRTSLGGNQSGIILTDGIDQSIDVANAYAAEHLEVQTADPDAVIDRIRNAGAIFRGPYSPVPLGDYMSGSNHVLPTGGTARFDVALGVHTFMKPVEVIEYDEEGLKPIAAKINDFAVAEDLPAHGECILSRFLDDPYDKADLEANEEKAGLR is encoded by the coding sequence ATGTCAAAGCTCATGATGAGAACCATGGATCTGCGCGGGAAAACCATGTCTCGCGCCCAACTCCTCGCCGCCATGCCCCGAGCCGATATGGGTACCCGGGAGGCCAGCGCCCAGGTGCGGCCCATACTGGACCAGGTGCGCGAGCATGGGGCTGCGGCCCTGCGCGACCTGGAGGAGAGGTTCGACCATGTGCGTCCCCATGATCTGAGGGTCCCGGCATCGGCCATGCAGGAGGCCTTGGACGGGCTGGACCCCAAGGTCAGGGCGGCAATCGAGGAGTCCGTTAGCCGCATCCGCAAGGTCTGCACCACCCAGGTGCCCAAGCCCATGGCCACCGACCTGGCACCCGGCGCCCGGGTCAGCGAGCGGTGGATCCCGGTTCAACGTGTGGGTCTGTACGTGCCTGGAGGCAAGGCCCTGTACCCCTCCTCGGTCATCATGAACGCGGTCCCCGCCCAGATTGCCGGTGTCGATTCCCTGGCTGTGGCCACTCCGCCTGCCTCTGACGATCCCCGCGGTCTGCCAGCGGCCATCATCCTGGCCACCTGCGCCATCCTGGGGGTGGACGAGGTCTATGCCGTGGGCGGCGCCCAGGCCGTGGCCATGTTCGCATACGGGGCCAAGGGGTCCGAGCCCCAGGACGGGGAGATTCTCTGCGATCCGGTTGACAAGATCACCGGCCCGGGCAACATCTTCGTGGCGACAGCCAAGCAGATGGTCTCCGGCATGGTGGGCATCGACGCCGTGGCCGGCCCCACGGAAATCGCTATTCTGGCTGACGGGCAAGCCAACCCCGACTGGGTTGCGGCAGACCTGATCGGCCAGGCCGAGCATGACGAGCTGGCCGGCTCGGTGCTGATCACCGACAGCCAGGATCTGGCCCAGGGTGTTCAGGAGGCTCTGGGGCGCAGGGTGCCTCGGACCGAGCATGCCGACCGGGTGCGCACCTCTCTGGGCGGCAACCAGTCGGGAATCATCCTGACCGACGGGATCGACCAGTCCATCGACGTGGCCAATGCCTATGCAGCCGAACATCTGGAGGTTCAGACGGCCGATCCTGATGCCGTCATCGACCGGATTCGAAACGCGGGCGCCATCTTCCGCGGCCCATACTCTCCTGTTCCCCTGGGCGACTACATGTCCGGGTCCAACCACGTCCTGCCTACCGGCGGAACCGCCCGGTTCGACGTGGCCCTGGGCGTCCACACCTTCATGAAGCCTGTCGAAGTCATCGAATATGACGAGGAGGGGCTCAAGCCCATCGCGGCCAAGATCAACGATTTCGCCGTAGCCGAGGACCTGCCCGCCCATGGCGAGTGCATTCTGAGCCGGTTCCTGGACGACCCCTATGACAAGGCCGACCTGGAAGCCAACGAAGAGAAGGCCGGTCTGCGGTGA
- the hisB gene encoding imidazoleglycerol-phosphate dehydratase HisB — protein MAGRTATITRQTSESKVSLSLDLDGTGVTDIDTSVPFYDHMMTALGRHSLIDLTIKASGDTQIDVHHTVEDVAIVFGEALAQALGDKRGIKRFADATVPLDEALARAVVDISGRPYAVCTGEPEGFEYAMIGGHFTGSLVRHVMESIALHAGICLHLTLLSGRDPHHIAEAEFKALARALRFAVEPDPRVKGIPSTKGSL, from the coding sequence ATGGCAGGCAGAACAGCCACCATCACCCGCCAGACCAGTGAATCCAAGGTGAGCCTGAGTCTGGACCTGGATGGCACCGGAGTGACCGATATCGACACCTCGGTTCCCTTCTATGACCATATGATGACGGCCCTGGGCAGGCATTCCCTGATCGACCTGACCATCAAGGCCAGCGGGGACACCCAGATCGACGTCCATCACACCGTCGAGGACGTGGCCATCGTCTTTGGCGAGGCCCTGGCCCAGGCCCTGGGCGACAAGCGGGGCATCAAGCGCTTCGCCGATGCCACCGTTCCCCTGGACGAGGCCCTGGCACGAGCCGTGGTCGACATTTCCGGCAGGCCCTATGCGGTCTGCACCGGCGAGCCCGAGGGGTTCGAGTACGCCATGATCGGCGGGCACTTCACCGGCTCCCTGGTCAGGCACGTCATGGAGTCCATCGCCCTGCATGCCGGCATCTGCCTGCACCTGACACTCTTGTCGGGCAGGGATCCGCACCACATCGCCGAGGCTGAGTTCAAGGCCCTGGCCAGGGCTCTGCGCTTCGCCGTGGAGCCTGATCCCAGGGTGAAGGGGATCCCCAGCACCAAGGGGTCGCTATGA
- a CDS encoding histidinol-phosphate transaminase produces the protein MSAIPADLPLRTDLVGEEPYGAPQLDVPVCLNVNENPYPLDQEVVEAICQRVRQVAPGLNRYPDREHEELRRALAAYLKRESGTSLEPEQIWAANGSNEIMLQLFQAFGGPGRTALGCDPTYSMYPEYARDTFTDWELAHRLPDFSLDMDATIERIKALRPAMVLVTSPNNPTGTPLPMDQLTRLLEACSKVPVAGADPSSRPIVVVDEAYIEFRDPGTPSAVSLIGQYDHLAVSRTMSKAFAFAGARVGYLAASQGIVDAVRIVRMPYHLSALTQAAALAALEHTDLQLARVDQLRQTRRRTAQWLAGQKFHGQPLTVVPSASNFILFGIFPDRDAVFDAMKDEGVLIRAVGPQGYLRVCMGTDAEMDRFRQTLVHVLKRF, from the coding sequence GTGAGTGCCATACCAGCCGATCTGCCCCTGCGTACGGATCTGGTGGGAGAGGAGCCCTACGGCGCCCCCCAGCTGGATGTCCCGGTCTGCCTGAATGTCAACGAGAACCCCTACCCCTTGGATCAAGAAGTGGTTGAGGCCATCTGCCAGCGTGTGCGCCAGGTGGCCCCCGGCCTCAATCGTTATCCGGACAGGGAGCATGAGGAACTGCGGCGGGCCCTGGCGGCCTATCTGAAGAGGGAATCAGGGACCTCGCTCGAGCCCGAGCAGATCTGGGCGGCCAACGGGTCCAATGAGATCATGCTCCAGCTCTTCCAGGCCTTCGGCGGACCGGGCAGGACCGCCTTGGGCTGCGACCCGACCTACTCCATGTATCCCGAGTACGCCAGGGACACCTTCACCGACTGGGAACTGGCCCATCGGCTGCCCGATTTCAGCCTGGACATGGATGCGACCATCGAGCGCATCAAGGCTTTGAGGCCAGCCATGGTTCTGGTGACCAGCCCCAACAATCCCACGGGGACGCCCCTGCCCATGGATCAGCTGACCAGGCTTCTTGAGGCCTGCTCCAAGGTCCCTGTAGCGGGCGCGGATCCGTCCTCCCGACCCATCGTGGTCGTGGACGAGGCCTACATCGAGTTCCGCGACCCGGGCACACCCTCGGCGGTCAGCCTGATCGGGCAGTACGACCATCTGGCAGTCAGCCGGACCATGTCCAAGGCCTTCGCCTTCGCTGGCGCCAGGGTGGGCTATTTGGCCGCATCCCAGGGAATAGTCGACGCGGTCCGCATCGTCCGAATGCCCTACCACCTGAGTGCTTTGACCCAGGCTGCGGCCCTGGCTGCCCTGGAGCACACGGACCTCCAGCTGGCTCGGGTGGATCAGCTTCGCCAGACCCGTCGGCGGACCGCCCAGTGGCTGGCCGGACAGAAGTTCCATGGTCAGCCCTTGACGGTGGTGCCATCGGCGTCCAACTTCATCCTCTTCGGCATCTTCCCCGACCGGGATGCCGTCTTCGATGCCATGAAGGATGAAGGCGTGCTGATCCGGGCCGTGGGCCCCCAGGGCTACCTGAGGGTCTGCATGGGCACGGACGCGGAGATGGATCGATTCCGTCAAACCCTGGTCCATGTCCTCAAGCGGTTCTAG
- the hisH gene encoding imidazole glycerol phosphate synthase subunit HisH: protein MTRIQVLDYGFGNVRSMVHALSQLGVDAQISADPDLAMKADGLVIPGVGAYGACMAGLRAVGGDRIILDRLAQGLPVLGVCIGLQIMFQFGDEDGRSEPGLGLIPGRVTRLDADVVPHMGWDHVQAPQGTRLLAGVQDQRFYFVHSYAAIAVQGDDRAGVAQPDLSLRVSALNEHSDRQPGSTEGALFGEPLVTWATYGRSRFVAAYECGPLSATQFHPEKSGQAGARLLTNWVRTLPGASGIPSEKGE, encoded by the coding sequence ATGACCAGGATACAGGTGCTTGACTATGGGTTCGGCAATGTCAGATCCATGGTGCATGCCCTCTCCCAGCTGGGGGTCGATGCACAAATCAGCGCCGACCCGGACCTGGCCATGAAGGCCGACGGCCTGGTCATCCCCGGCGTGGGGGCCTACGGGGCCTGCATGGCAGGGTTGCGCGCCGTCGGCGGTGACCGCATCATCCTGGATCGCCTGGCCCAAGGGCTGCCGGTCCTGGGGGTCTGCATAGGCCTTCAGATCATGTTCCAGTTCGGGGACGAGGACGGCCGCAGCGAGCCCGGCCTGGGCCTGATCCCCGGTCGGGTGACCAGGCTGGACGCTGACGTGGTGCCCCATATGGGTTGGGACCATGTCCAGGCGCCTCAGGGAACACGACTGTTGGCAGGGGTCCAGGACCAGCGCTTCTACTTTGTCCACTCCTATGCCGCCATAGCGGTGCAGGGGGATGATCGGGCCGGCGTGGCGCAGCCCGATCTGTCCCTACGAGTATCGGCGTTGAATGAACACAGCGACAGGCAGCCAGGGTCAACAGAGGGCGCATTGTTCGGCGAACCGCTGGTTACCTGGGCCACCTATGGGCGCAGCAGATTCGTGGCCGCCTATGAATGCGGTCCCTTGAGCGCCACCCAGTTCCATCCTGAAAAGTCCGGTCAGGCCGGGGCGCGGCTGCTGACCAATTGGGTGCGGACCCTTCCCGGGGCTTCCGGAATCCCCTCCGAGAAAGGTGAATGA